A window from Shewanella livingstonensis encodes these proteins:
- a CDS encoding DUF3626 domain-containing protein, whose product MKLTAQTHIEKMAYELRDHAHAVIKNVLLMSNISTLSLQLAMRELAQHSRVALHFHPDQIDNRGLTVVDGLLRDGVYKSQFETHVSNGHLSPELGGSRDHWENQLFGHSYSGIKHRPKYGALDFGLCPLGPAPRFGSCYLVTHPQILSRCTFSYMDSYRLPKEKGTIKCFDAILAALLSESFERQYALGISGLKPSKLIEHFSQHLTDDISRRFDAAPSGNLDHYIEAQIHGDVSLDQDIAILVADPSFMGTAIGDSIIALCHEYTIELHWHQGRQINVAQVPDDFRGAAMPILAQSLAENELINAEIIGRAAYQLQKKPASWSERGAHSKKRQDLKLLWHVLVKYGESAGQ is encoded by the coding sequence ATGAAATTAACGGCACAAACACACATAGAAAAAATGGCGTATGAGCTGCGAGACCATGCTCATGCCGTGATAAAAAATGTGTTGTTAATGTCTAACATTTCGACCTTATCACTCCAGCTTGCTATGCGTGAGCTTGCACAACATAGTCGAGTAGCATTACATTTTCACCCCGATCAAATTGATAACCGTGGCCTCACTGTTGTGGATGGTCTATTGCGTGATGGGGTGTATAAAAGCCAGTTTGAAACCCATGTGTCTAATGGTCACTTGTCGCCAGAACTGGGCGGGTCTCGCGACCATTGGGAAAACCAATTATTTGGTCACAGTTACTCTGGAATTAAGCATCGGCCCAAATACGGTGCGTTAGATTTTGGGTTATGCCCGTTAGGCCCTGCACCTCGCTTTGGCAGTTGTTATTTAGTCACTCATCCTCAAATATTGTCTCGATGTACTTTTAGTTACATGGACTCTTATCGATTACCTAAAGAAAAAGGTACCATAAAATGTTTTGATGCTATTTTAGCGGCATTACTCAGCGAAAGTTTTGAGCGACAATATGCTTTGGGTATTTCGGGACTTAAACCCAGTAAGTTAATAGAACATTTTAGTCAGCATTTAACTGATGATATCAGTCGCCGCTTTGACGCGGCGCCAAGCGGTAATTTAGATCATTATATTGAAGCTCAAATTCACGGTGACGTGTCGCTCGATCAAGATATTGCGATATTAGTAGCCGATCCATCCTTTATGGGCACTGCCATTGGCGACTCTATCATCGCCTTGTGTCACGAATACACTATTGAATTGCATTGGCACCAAGGGCGTCAAATTAATGTGGCGCAAGTGCCGGATGATTTTCGTGGTGCAGCAATGCCTATTTTGGCACAAAGTCTGGCGGAAAATGAGTTGATTAATGCAGAAATTATCGGTCGTGCAGCGTATCAATTACAAAAAAAACCGGCTTCGTGGAGTGAACGTGGAGCACATTCGAAAAAACGACAAGACTTAAAGTTACTCTGGCACGTATTGGTAAAATACGGAGAGAGTGCAGGTCAATAA
- the cydD gene encoding heme ABC transporter permease/ATP-binding protein CydD, with the protein MDKSLEKSLAKWLKSQQSSCGIFLKLSVMCGVLNGIAMVGQAYFIAQILQGVIIDNLALTALSMQFIALISLLLIRALLAQVRERISFEAGKRLREDIRQAVLNKLVALGPVFIKGKPAGAWATLVFEQVEDLHDFYAKYLPQMMLAGFIPLLILACVFPLNWAAGIILLATAPLVPMFMILVGMGAADANRKNMQALSRLSGYFMDRLKGLQTLKLFNRGEAELVNIELASEDFRARTMSVLRLAFLSSAVLEFFSAVSIAVLAVYFGFSYLGHLDFGHYGVQVSLFTGMFILILAPEFYQPLRDLGTHYHAKAQAIGAAEALVELLDYQVNTPGNINSTSPQMAFFADKIRIQAIGVEVFSLNGQRLAGPISFTLPAGEHWAIVGPSGAGKTSLLNALLGFLPYQGSLLINGHELSQLDMAQWRQHLAWLGQDPQLFHGTLRENVALANPQLNDQQIMALLEQANISEFVIQHPLGLDLIISDQSAGVSVGQAQRFALARALAQPATLFLLDEPTASLDSQSEQSVLATLNQAMQSTTALTVTHKLDDLHSMNYVLVMDKGLVVQQGHVTDLQQADGLLAQMLNQQQNQQQEVC; encoded by the coding sequence ATGGACAAGTCGTTAGAAAAGTCATTAGCCAAATGGCTTAAAAGCCAGCAATCTTCTTGTGGTATTTTCCTCAAATTATCTGTGATGTGTGGCGTGCTCAATGGCATTGCAATGGTAGGGCAGGCTTATTTTATTGCGCAGATTTTACAGGGCGTGATTATAGATAACCTTGCACTGACTGCGCTTAGCATGCAATTTATTGCGCTTATCAGTTTGTTATTAATTCGTGCTTTATTAGCGCAAGTACGTGAGCGGATAAGTTTTGAGGCGGGCAAACGCCTGCGCGAAGACATACGCCAAGCCGTACTCAATAAATTAGTCGCACTAGGTCCGGTGTTTATTAAAGGCAAACCCGCTGGTGCCTGGGCAACCTTAGTATTTGAGCAGGTTGAAGATTTACATGACTTTTATGCTAAATACCTACCGCAGATGATGTTGGCAGGTTTTATTCCCTTGCTGATCCTCGCGTGTGTATTTCCGCTCAATTGGGCCGCGGGGATCATTTTGTTGGCCACAGCGCCATTAGTGCCGATGTTTATGATTTTAGTGGGGATGGGCGCGGCGGATGCCAATCGTAAAAACATGCAGGCGTTGTCGCGGTTAAGTGGCTATTTTATGGATCGGTTAAAAGGGCTGCAAACCTTAAAGCTGTTTAATCGCGGTGAAGCGGAGTTAGTTAATATTGAACTCGCCTCAGAAGACTTTCGCGCCCGCACTATGTCGGTATTACGCTTAGCCTTTCTTAGTTCTGCGGTATTAGAGTTCTTTTCTGCCGTGTCTATTGCGGTATTGGCAGTGTATTTTGGTTTTAGTTACTTGGGACATTTAGATTTTGGTCATTATGGCGTTCAGGTTAGTTTATTTACTGGTATGTTTATACTGATTTTAGCGCCAGAATTTTATCAACCACTGCGCGATTTAGGCACTCACTATCACGCTAAAGCTCAAGCGATAGGCGCTGCAGAGGCGCTGGTTGAGCTGCTTGATTATCAGGTCAATACTCCAGGAAACATCAACTCAACATCACCACAAATGGCCTTTTTTGCCGACAAAATACGTATTCAAGCGATTGGAGTTGAAGTGTTTAGCCTAAATGGTCAGCGTTTAGCTGGACCAATATCATTTACGTTACCCGCTGGTGAGCACTGGGCGATAGTTGGCCCTAGTGGCGCAGGAAAAACCAGTTTGCTTAATGCTTTATTGGGTTTTTTACCTTATCAAGGATCACTGCTGATTAATGGTCATGAGTTATCACAGCTTGATATGGCGCAATGGCGTCAACATCTGGCCTGGTTAGGCCAAGATCCACAATTGTTTCACGGCACATTAAGAGAAAATGTTGCTTTGGCTAATCCGCAATTAAACGATCAACAGATTATGGCGTTGCTTGAACAGGCCAATATCAGTGAGTTTGTTATCCAGCATCCGCTGGGGCTTGATTTAATCATCAGCGACCAAAGTGCTGGTGTGTCGGTGGGCCAGGCTCAGCGTTTTGCTTTGGCTCGTGCATTAGCGCAACCGGCTACGTTATTTTTATTAGATGAACCCACAGCCAGTTTAGATAGCCAAAGTGAGCAGTCAGTATTGGCCACGTTAAATCAGGCTATGCAGTCGACAACAGCATTGACAGTAACTCACAAATTAGATGATTTACACAGTATGAATTACGTATTGGTGATGGACAAAGGGCTTGTTGTACAGCAAGGCCATGTTACTGATTTACAACAGGCCGATGGGTTATTAGCACAAATGCTCAATCAACAACAGAATCAACAACAGGAGGTGTGCTGA
- the dbpA gene encoding ATP-dependent RNA helicase DbpA, translating to MSQSTEQVVSSAFASLNLKPELLENLQTMGFESMTQIQAESLPPILAGEDVIGQAMTGSGKTAAFGLGLLNKLDVKRFRIQTMVLCPTRELADQVAKDIRTLARGIHNVKVLTLCGGVPMGPQVGSLEHGAHIIVGTPGRIVDHLDRNRLDLSNMNMLILDEADRMLEMGFQQHIDQIIAAAPRERQTLLFSATFPDQIQAIADQILYKPVMVKVEAKHDNLTIDQHFYRIEDNQGRLEALRLLLLDKQPESAVVFCNTKRETQQVADSLHEFGFSVLALHGDLEQRDRDQMLLQFANRSARILVATDVAARGLDIDELDAVFNYHIAYDTEVHIHRIGRTGRAGSSGAAYTFFGEEDGYKMAMIEEAMNKDVVSEPLPPMSALNKQPLAAEMITIQIEAGKKQKIRPGDIVGALTGGNGLDFNDIGKIKVTDFRAYFAVKSNVSKQAMNIISKGKLKGRSYRAWFM from the coding sequence TTGAGTCAGTCTACAGAACAAGTCGTTAGCTCGGCTTTCGCATCACTTAATTTAAAACCTGAATTGCTTGAAAACCTCCAAACTATGGGTTTTGAATCGATGACTCAGATCCAAGCTGAAAGCTTACCGCCTATTTTGGCTGGTGAAGATGTTATTGGCCAAGCGATGACGGGGTCTGGTAAAACGGCTGCCTTTGGTTTAGGTTTGCTCAATAAACTGGATGTAAAACGTTTTCGCATTCAAACTATGGTGCTATGTCCAACGCGTGAGTTAGCCGACCAGGTAGCGAAAGATATTCGTACCTTAGCCCGTGGTATTCATAACGTTAAAGTACTAACACTTTGTGGCGGCGTACCAATGGGACCGCAAGTTGGCTCATTAGAGCACGGTGCACACATCATTGTCGGTACCCCAGGTCGTATTGTTGATCATTTAGATCGCAACCGTTTAGATTTAAGTAACATGAACATGCTGATTTTAGATGAAGCCGATCGCATGTTAGAAATGGGCTTCCAGCAGCACATTGACCAAATTATTGCCGCAGCACCTCGTGAACGTCAAACGTTACTGTTTAGTGCTACGTTCCCTGATCAGATCCAAGCGATTGCCGATCAAATTCTGTATAAACCGGTAATGGTTAAAGTTGAAGCTAAACACGATAACCTCACTATCGATCAGCATTTTTACCGTATCGAAGATAACCAGGGCCGTCTTGAAGCATTGCGTTTATTGTTATTAGATAAGCAGCCTGAAAGCGCTGTGGTGTTTTGCAATACCAAGCGTGAAACCCAACAAGTGGCAGACTCATTACATGAGTTTGGCTTTAGCGTACTAGCATTACATGGTGATTTAGAGCAGCGCGATCGCGATCAAATGTTATTGCAGTTTGCTAACCGTAGTGCGCGTATTTTAGTTGCTACCGACGTCGCTGCACGTGGTTTGGATATTGATGAGTTAGATGCGGTATTTAACTATCATATTGCTTACGATACTGAAGTGCATATTCACCGTATCGGCCGTACTGGCCGCGCGGGCAGTTCTGGAGCCGCATATACTTTCTTTGGTGAAGAAGACGGTTACAAAATGGCGATGATTGAAGAAGCCATGAACAAAGATGTAGTGAGTGAGCCTTTACCGCCAATGAGTGCGCTAAACAAACAACCGCTTGCTGCTGAAATGATCACGATTCAGATTGAGGCGGGTAAAAAGCAAAAAATCCGTCCAGGTGACATTGTTGGTGCATTAACGGGTGGCAATGGTTTAGATTTTAACGATATTGGTAAAATTAAAGTGACTGATTTTCGCGCTTACTTTGCCGTAAAAAGTAATGTGTCTAAACAAGCGATGAATATCATTAGTAAAGGTAAGTTAAAAGGCCGTAGCTATCGTGCTTGGTTTATGTAA
- a CDS encoding DEAD/DEAH box helicase produces MSFSSLGLNAAILKAVEKQGYDTPSPIQAQAIPAVLAGQDVMAAAQTGTGKTAGFTLPILELLSKGERAQRGQVRALVLTPTRELAAQVQESVATYGINLPLKSAVVFGGVSIVPQLAALRNGVDILVATPGRLLDLCQQKAISFSKLEILVLDEADRMLDMGFIRDIKKVLALLPAKRQNLMFSATFSNEIRELAKGLVNNPVEISVTPRNATANTVTQCVYPLDKTRKSMALIELIKTNDWKQVLVFSRTKHGANRLAKSLEAAGIKAAAIHGNKSQTARTKALADFKAGAVQVMVATDIAARGIDIDQLPFVVNFDLPNVPEDYVHRIGRTGRAGSTGQAVSLVGLEEVKLLHDIERLINRVIERKQLPGFEAPFTIPEAGNRSGSNGAKKPNPNRSKHAQQHANDGAQGDKPARKPDARQPSRSHDKPVDPKAEARANGNKPPQRSRPPRRSGTAPVTSTSSNPYANAKVKS; encoded by the coding sequence ATGAGTTTTTCCTCACTTGGTCTGAATGCTGCTATTTTAAAAGCGGTTGAAAAACAAGGTTACGACACCCCATCTCCAATTCAAGCACAAGCAATTCCAGCGGTTTTAGCCGGCCAAGATGTAATGGCAGCAGCACAAACTGGGACAGGAAAAACAGCTGGTTTTACCCTGCCAATTTTAGAATTATTATCTAAAGGTGAGCGCGCGCAGCGTGGCCAAGTCCGTGCATTAGTGTTAACGCCTACACGTGAGCTTGCCGCACAAGTACAAGAAAGCGTCGCGACTTACGGTATCAACTTACCGCTTAAATCAGCGGTAGTATTTGGTGGTGTGTCTATCGTGCCACAATTAGCTGCGCTCAGAAACGGAGTCGATATTTTGGTCGCCACTCCAGGTCGTTTACTCGACTTATGCCAGCAAAAAGCAATTAGCTTTAGCAAATTAGAAATTCTAGTGTTAGACGAAGCAGACCGCATGTTAGACATGGGCTTTATTCGCGACATTAAAAAAGTTTTAGCACTATTGCCTGCTAAGCGTCAAAACTTAATGTTTTCAGCTACTTTTTCGAATGAAATTCGTGAACTGGCTAAAGGTTTAGTTAACAATCCGGTAGAGATTTCAGTTACGCCGCGTAACGCAACAGCTAACACGGTCACCCAATGTGTATATCCATTGGATAAAACCCGTAAATCAATGGCGTTAATCGAACTGATTAAAACCAATGATTGGAAACAAGTGTTAGTATTTTCTCGTACCAAACACGGTGCTAATCGTTTAGCGAAAAGCCTAGAAGCCGCTGGTATTAAAGCGGCTGCGATTCATGGTAATAAAAGCCAAACCGCGCGTACTAAAGCATTGGCAGATTTTAAAGCCGGTGCAGTGCAAGTTATGGTCGCAACCGATATTGCCGCACGCGGTATCGACATCGATCAACTGCCATTTGTGGTTAACTTTGACTTACCTAACGTACCTGAAGATTATGTTCATCGTATTGGCCGTACAGGCCGTGCAGGTTCAACCGGTCAAGCGGTATCATTAGTTGGCCTTGAAGAAGTTAAGCTACTGCATGATATCGAACGTTTAATTAATCGCGTCATTGAACGTAAGCAGCTGCCTGGTTTTGAAGCTCCGTTTACGATTCCTGAAGCGGGTAACAGATCTGGCAGCAATGGTGCTAAAAAGCCAAATCCGAACCGCAGTAAGCATGCTCAACAACATGCTAATGATGGTGCCCAAGGTGATAAACCAGCGCGTAAACCTGACGCCCGTCAACCATCACGCAGTCACGATAAGCCTGTAGATCCTAAAGCAGAAGCTAGAGCTAATGGTAATAAACCACCACAACGTTCGCGTCCACCACGTCGCAGTGGTACAGCACCAGTAACATCAACAAGCAGTAATCCTTATGCTAACGCTAAAGTTAAAAGCTAA
- a CDS encoding Na(+)-translocating NADH-quinone reductase subunit A has product MAGVNNPVITIKRGLDIPIAGEPLQQIDDAPKTTQVALIGEEYVGLKPTMAVEVGDSVVKGQVLFEDKKTPGVLFTAPASGVVSAIHRGDRRVLQSVVIDCDATQDPAIILESVDIHALSNEIVKDGLVRSGLWTALRTRPFSRVPQLDASPAGVFVTAVDTNPLAPDPRVIIATQPEAFQAGLFALTFLTRGQVYLCQDDGASLLADAASEYDLSNVSVHRFNGVHPAGLVGTHIHYLLPASIERQVWHVGYQDVIAFGKLFLTGELYTDRIVSLAGPNVLKPRLVRTQMGAKLSEWLTNEINQQQSRIVSGSVLSGHTAVDVYDYLGRFHNQISVLTENERQELLPWVRHDSSKFSLTGIMMSGFSRTKKLFDFTTHAGGSPRAMMAFGQLARVMPLDILPILLVRDLVVRDTDEAQLLGALELDEEDLALCTFVCPGKYDFGKELRACLDIIEREG; this is encoded by the coding sequence ATGGCTGGTGTTAACAATCCAGTAATAACTATTAAGCGCGGACTTGATATCCCGATTGCTGGTGAACCACTGCAGCAAATAGATGACGCACCTAAAACGACCCAAGTGGCGTTAATTGGTGAAGAATATGTGGGTTTAAAGCCAACGATGGCGGTTGAAGTAGGCGATAGCGTTGTCAAAGGCCAAGTGCTGTTTGAAGACAAGAAAACGCCAGGCGTGTTATTTACCGCACCCGCAAGTGGAGTGGTTTCTGCTATTCATCGCGGAGACCGTCGAGTACTGCAGTCGGTAGTCATTGATTGTGATGCCACGCAAGATCCTGCCATTATCCTCGAGTCAGTAGATATTCATGCGCTATCAAATGAAATCGTTAAAGACGGTTTAGTTCGCAGTGGTTTATGGACCGCGTTGCGTACACGTCCTTTTTCTCGAGTGCCTCAATTAGATGCCAGCCCAGCAGGTGTATTTGTCACTGCCGTTGACACCAATCCTCTTGCGCCCGATCCACGGGTTATTATTGCGACTCAACCTGAGGCTTTTCAAGCAGGACTATTTGCGCTTACGTTTTTGACTCGCGGCCAAGTGTATCTATGCCAAGACGATGGTGCATCATTATTAGCCGACGCGGCTAGCGAATATGACTTATCAAACGTCAGTGTGCACCGCTTTAACGGCGTGCATCCAGCAGGATTAGTCGGTACTCACATTCATTATTTGTTACCCGCCAGTATTGAACGCCAGGTATGGCATGTGGGTTATCAAGACGTGATTGCCTTTGGCAAACTGTTTTTAACCGGTGAATTGTATACCGATCGCATAGTGTCATTAGCAGGCCCTAACGTGTTAAAACCGCGATTAGTGCGAACCCAAATGGGCGCTAAACTCAGTGAATGGCTTACCAATGAAATCAATCAACAACAATCGCGTATTGTGTCGGGTTCGGTATTGTCTGGCCACACTGCCGTCGACGTTTACGATTATCTTGGTCGATTCCATAACCAAATCAGCGTATTGACCGAAAATGAACGTCAAGAATTACTGCCGTGGGTTCGTCACGATAGTAGTAAATTCTCTCTTACCGGCATCATGATGTCAGGTTTTAGTCGTACCAAAAAGCTATTTGACTTCACCACTCATGCTGGTGGATCTCCGCGCGCCATGATGGCGTTTGGCCAACTCGCACGGGTTATGCCTTTAGATATTTTACCCATTTTATTAGTGCGTGATTTAGTGGTGCGCGATACCGATGAAGCCCAACTGCTTGGCGCATTAGAGCTAGATGAAGAAGATTTAGCATTATGTACTTTTGTTTGCCCAGGAAAGTATGACTTTGGTAAAGAGCTTCGTGCTTGCCTAGATATTATCGAGAGGGAAGGTTAA
- a CDS encoding pirin family protein produces MKVLQRFSALPAMDGDGVNINRVADFDKLRFDPYLMIDEIKSDDEQDFIGGFPPHPHRGVETFTYIRKGGFEHRDQMGNIKPIRAGDVQWMSTGSGVVHSEMPLADAKEGLHGFQIWLNMPAKHKMRPPIYQDTSKQANPGIENENGATLVALAGRWGFNHEPHKITSTIQGLAGHGAIADLTLTEYGHGTLNLAEHQTVCAYVYQGVLNYIDAQGLRKTAGAGQFLVLDALEVCHFQTEATGAGLLILAGKPINEKIVHMGPFVMNTQAEIEQAVRDYQQGHFGQIA; encoded by the coding sequence ATGAAAGTATTACAGCGTTTTAGCGCCTTACCCGCAATGGACGGTGATGGCGTGAACATCAATCGTGTTGCCGACTTTGATAAGCTTCGTTTTGATCCCTATTTAATGATCGATGAGATTAAGTCTGATGACGAACAAGATTTTATTGGTGGCTTTCCGCCGCACCCACATAGAGGTGTAGAAACTTTTACTTATATTCGTAAAGGCGGCTTTGAACATCGCGATCAAATGGGCAATATTAAACCTATTCGTGCGGGTGACGTGCAATGGATGAGTACTGGCAGTGGCGTGGTGCATTCTGAAATGCCATTAGCAGATGCCAAAGAAGGGCTGCATGGGTTTCAAATTTGGCTCAATATGCCAGCAAAACACAAAATGCGTCCGCCGATTTATCAAGATACCAGTAAACAGGCTAACCCAGGTATAGAGAATGAAAACGGTGCAACACTTGTTGCCTTAGCGGGGCGCTGGGGTTTTAATCATGAACCACATAAGATTACCTCAACGATTCAGGGGTTAGCGGGTCATGGTGCGATTGCCGATTTAACGTTAACTGAATATGGTCATGGAACGCTAAACCTTGCAGAGCACCAAACAGTATGTGCTTATGTATATCAAGGTGTGCTTAACTATATTGATGCACAAGGTTTGCGAAAAACTGCAGGAGCAGGGCAGTTTTTAGTTTTAGATGCGCTAGAAGTCTGTCATTTTCAAACTGAAGCGACAGGTGCTGGGTTATTAATATTAGCGGGCAAGCCGATTAACGAAAAAATTGTTCACATGGGGCCGTTTGTTATGAATACCCAGGCAGAGATCGAACAAGCTGTACGCGATTATCAGCAAGGTCACTTTGGCCAAATTGCCTAG
- the cydC gene encoding heme ABC transporter ATP-binding protein/permease CydC: MSQPVDAAPLSIFKVLRPFVALFRRQWLMMLVGLLLTITTLLTGIGLLSLSGWFLSASAVAGLSVITAQTFNYFTPAGGVRFFSIARTASRYGERLATHEATFKLLTQLRVWAWNKLLPLSAANLQGLRRGDLLNRLVADIDTLDHLYLRLLTPMAASLMMIGILLAFLGWFDNHLALSLCALLLAAWFILPLVFYYLGKAPGQVLMQAQRQYRIELLDVIQGQAELSIFGANKRYLAKLGQAQQSLFNQQTTMANITGLSQALLIVINGSAVVLMLYFAGQGVGDLSPPGPLMALMVFATMASLEMMMPIAGAFQHLSSTVLAARRVTEITEQTPSVVFNPHSHLQAKHGALQIRDIHFGYHSHSPVLQGLDLTIKAGDKVAVLGPTGCGKSSLLGLITRDWAAQQGSITLDGHPISDYSDANLRAAMTVVSQRIYLFSGTLRDNLALALPYLQGEAKKAHDQRFIEVLDKVGLQTLLQGDQPLDCWIGDGGRQLSGGEQRRIGVARALLRDAPLLLLDEPTEGLDKRTEREILKVLLDFAQHKTLLMISHRLTALDQMDAVYLFQQGRLIQQSH; the protein is encoded by the coding sequence ATGTCGCAACCCGTTGACGCTGCACCGCTCAGTATCTTTAAGGTATTACGCCCCTTTGTGGCTTTATTTCGCCGCCAGTGGTTAATGATGTTGGTGGGGCTGCTACTGACTATAACGACCTTATTGACGGGGATTGGCTTGTTGTCATTATCGGGCTGGTTTTTATCTGCCAGTGCAGTAGCAGGCTTATCGGTGATAACCGCGCAAACGTTTAACTATTTTACCCCCGCCGGAGGGGTGCGATTTTTCTCTATTGCCCGCACGGCAAGTCGCTATGGAGAGCGTTTAGCCACCCATGAGGCTACCTTTAAATTATTGACACAATTACGTGTTTGGGCATGGAATAAGTTGCTACCGTTAAGCGCGGCTAACTTACAAGGTCTGCGCAGAGGCGACTTGCTCAACCGTTTAGTCGCCGATATTGATACCTTAGATCATCTCTACTTACGTTTACTGACTCCCATGGCCGCATCTTTGATGATGATAGGCATATTATTGGCGTTTCTTGGGTGGTTTGATAACCACTTAGCGCTGAGTTTGTGCGCGTTACTCTTAGCCGCATGGTTTATTTTACCGCTAGTATTTTATTACTTAGGTAAGGCGCCTGGGCAAGTATTAATGCAAGCGCAGAGACAATATAGAATCGAGTTACTTGATGTGATCCAAGGGCAAGCTGAGTTAAGTATATTTGGCGCTAATAAACGTTATTTGGCTAAGCTCGGCCAAGCGCAGCAAAGTTTATTTAATCAGCAAACTACTATGGCCAATATTACTGGGCTGAGCCAAGCATTATTGATCGTCATCAATGGCAGTGCAGTGGTACTTATGTTGTATTTTGCTGGCCAGGGGGTGGGTGACCTCTCTCCTCCAGGGCCTTTGATGGCATTAATGGTATTTGCCACTATGGCCAGTCTTGAAATGATGATGCCGATAGCTGGCGCGTTTCAACATTTATCAAGTACTGTGCTAGCCGCGCGGCGAGTCACTGAAATTACTGAGCAAACTCCGAGTGTGGTGTTTAATCCTCATAGTCACTTACAAGCCAAGCATGGAGCCCTACAGATAAGGGATATTCATTTTGGTTATCACAGTCACTCTCCTGTTTTACAAGGCCTAGACTTAACCATTAAAGCCGGTGATAAAGTAGCAGTTTTAGGGCCTACCGGTTGTGGAAAGTCCAGCCTGTTGGGGCTTATTACCCGAGACTGGGCTGCGCAGCAGGGGTCGATTACGCTTGATGGACACCCAATAAGCGACTACAGCGATGCTAATTTACGTGCTGCAATGACCGTAGTGAGTCAACGTATTTATCTGTTTTCAGGAACCTTACGTGACAATTTAGCCTTGGCATTACCCTACCTGCAAGGTGAAGCTAAAAAAGCCCATGATCAACGCTTTATTGAAGTATTAGATAAAGTGGGTCTGCAAACCTTATTGCAAGGTGATCAACCATTAGATTGCTGGATAGGAGATGGTGGGCGGCAATTATCCGGCGGGGAGCAGCGCAGAATTGGCGTTGCCCGAGCATTATTACGTGATGCGCCTTTGCTACTGTTAGATGAGCCTACAGAAGGACTGGATAAACGTACCGAGCGTGAAATTCTTAAAGTATTGCTTGATTTTGCTCAGCACAAAACCTTGTTAATGATCAGTCATCGTTTAACTGCGTTAGACCAAATGGATGCGGTGTACCTTTTTCAGCAAGGTCGTTTGATACAACAAAGCCACTGA